From Brienomyrus brachyistius isolate T26 chromosome 18, BBRACH_0.4, whole genome shotgun sequence, one genomic window encodes:
- the LOC125712968 gene encoding Fc receptor-like protein 5 isoform X5, with the protein MKGIIHVRDILSWILTVLVHFSCFTESWPQAWLTADPPGSDVFLGEKVTLTCQVTGFEGWKYIWTRETNGATSQLLGSSGQDGETYILQPVRESDRGHYQCRAQRGSELSDSNFHSLRVHDVAQPVIRQNPPGSEWFSGETVTLECDIRGGSGWRYSWAKRTTQTRLQSLTSSSKETYKNYIVQSVKVSDSGEYICQAERGSDPVIQSLPASLYLSVSGEKPEAVITWTSHEGETYIGERISLSCRVRGASSGWKYLWYKDIQELTDGSSYTIISAALSHSGQYWCRAQRGSFYSQYSDPLQVDIHDLPQALLTLQSGWTDLFPTERVTLRCELQGDSTQWEYKWYRDGQELPADESDSSRADRNIYRIHFVGPSHSGKYQCSGRPTRGTVNSPISNPITLTMNWEIPKPELSLDSSHGETYTGERISLSCRVRGASSGWKYLWYKDRQGTELSNPDHSSTDGSSYTIISAALSHSGQYWCRAQRGSFYSQYSDPLQVDIHDLPQALLTLQPGWTDLFPTENVTLRCELPGDFTQWEYKWYRDGQELPADESDSSSVNEDTYIILSANLSHAGSYQCSGRPTRAASFPPISNAILLSLYTTGPESILSRHDFSGVTYTGERISLSCRVRGASFGWKYLWHKDRQGTELSNPDNSSTDGSSYTIISAALSHSGQYWCRAQRGSFYSQYSDPLQLVIHAHPQAVLAVQSGIIQILTKDSLTLRCEVEGSSVGWNYTWYADGSQLHEDQDGQTFTVRSGNATFDREYKCRGNRTEKPFYSTISNGLVPNLIVLFHILVIFTSGFVLLSVITLTIVCLIRRRKSGQNKKMHDNELYVSSLGMERLNVGKRTTAIYEEIDDDPGKGHQEQFGSGLYSTLQIPH; encoded by the exons AGTCCTGGCCTCAGGCTTGGCTGACAGCAGATCCTCCAGGGTCAGACGTGTTCCTAGGAGAGAAAGTTACTCTCACCTGCCAGGTCACTGGGTTTGAGGGATGGAAATATATCTGGACCAGAGAGACAAATGGAGCCACCTCTCAGCTTCTGGGCAGCAGTGGGCAAGATGGTGAAACGTACATCCTGCAACCTGTGAGAGAGTCTGACCGAGGACATTATCAGTGTAGGGCACAGAGAGGAAGTGAACTTTCTGACAGCAACTTTCACAGCCTGCGAGTCCATG ATGTAGCACAGCCTGTCATACGTCAGAATCCTCCAGGATCTGAGTGGTTCAGTGGAGAAACTGTGACCCTTGAATGTGATATAAGAGGAGGATCTGGATGGAGATATTCATGGGCCAAAAGAACCACACAGACACGACTGCAGAGTCTGACTTCCAGTAGCAAAGAAACTTATAAGAACTACATTGTCCAGTCTGTTAAAGTATCTGACAGTGGAGAATATATATgtcaggcagaaagaggaagtgACCCAGTAATTCAGTCTCTACCTGCATCTCTGTATCTCAGTGTATCAG GAGAGAAACCAGAAGCTGTTATAACCTGGACATCCCATGAGGGAGAGACCTACATAGGAGAGAGGATCAGTCTGAGCTGTAGGGTCAGGGGAGCCTCTTCTGGCTGGAAGTATCTCTGGTACAAAGACATACAGGAACTCACTGATGGGTCCAGTTACACCATCATCTCTGCTGCTCTGTCCCACAGTGGTCAGTACTGGTGTCGGGCTCAGAGAGGGAGCTTTTACTCTCAGTACAGTGACCCTCTGCAGGTGGACATTCATG ATCTACCCCAAGCCCTGCTGACGCTGCAGTCTGGATGGACTGACTTGTTTCCCACTGAAAGAGTAACTTTGAGGTGTGAACTTCAGGGTGACTCTACACAGTGGGAGTATAAATGGTACAGAGATGGACAGGAGCTTCCTGCTGATGAGAGTGACTCTAGCAGAGCAGATAGAAACATTTACAGGATCCACTTTGTAGGTCCATCCCATTCTGGGAAATACCAATGTTCTGGAAGACCTACAAGGGGAACAGTCAACTCCCCAATTAGCAACCCTATTACTCTGACTATGAATT GGGAAATCCCAAAGCCGGAACTATCCCTCGATTCCTCACATGGAGAGACCTACACAGGTGAGAGGATCAGTCTGAGCTGTAGGGTCAGGGGAGCCTCTTCTGGCTGGAAGTATCTCTGGTACAAAGacagacagggaacagaactgtCCAACCCTGACCACAGCAGCACTGATGGGTCCAGTTACACCATCATCTCTGCTGCTCTGTCCCACAGTGGACAGTACTGGTGTCGGGCTCAGAGAGGGAGCTTTTACTCTCAGTACAGTGACCCTCTGCAGGTGGACATTCATG ATCTACCCCAAGCCCTGCTGACGCTGCAGCCTGGATGGACAGACTTGTTTCCCACTGAAAACGTAACTTTGAGGTGTGAACTTCCGGGTGACTTTACACAGTGGGAGTATAAATGGTACAGAGATGGACAGGAGCTTCCTGCAGATGAGAGTGACTCCAGCAGCGTGAATGAAGACACTTACATAATCCTGTCTGCTAATCTGTCTCATGCTGGGAGTTATCAGTGTTCAGGGAGACCCACAAGGGCTGCAAGCTTCCCTCCTATCAGTAACGccattctgctctctctctaCA ccACTGGGCCAGAGTCAATACTTTCCCGCCACGATTTCAGCGGAGTCACCTACACAGGAGAGAGGATCAGTCTGAGCTGTAGGGTCAGGGGAGCCTCTTTTGGCTGGAAGTATCTCTGGCACAAAGacagacagggaacagaactgtCCAACCCTGACAACAGCAGCACTGATGGGTCCAGTTACACCATCATCTCTGCTGCTCTGTCCCACAGTGGACAGTACTGGTGTCGGGCTCAGAGAGGGAGCTTTTACTCTCAGTACAGTGACCCTCTGCAGCTCGTCATTCATG CCCATCCACAGGCTGTTCTGGCTGTGCAAAGTGGAATTATACAGATTTTGACCAAAGACAGTCTGACGCTGAGGTGTGAGGTTGAGGGAAGCTCTGTTGGATGGAACTACACATGGTACGCAGATGGATCTCAGCTTCATGAAGACCAAGATGGACAGACATTCACTGTGAGATCTGGGAATGCCACCTTCGATAGGGAATACAAATGCAGAGGGAACAGAACTGAAAAACCATTTTATTCTACAATcagcaatgggttggtgccaaATCTTATTG TGCTGTTCCATATTTTGGTGATTTTCACTTCTGGTTTCGTGCTCCTCAGCGTGATAACGCTGACCATCGTTTGCCTCATACGGCGTAGGAAATCAG GACAAAACAAGAAGATGCACGACAATGAGCTGTATGTTTCTTCTCTCGGCATGGAAAGACTCAATGTCG GAAAACGTACTACTGCCATTTATGAGGAAATAGACGACGACCCTGGAAAAG GTCATCAAGAACAATTTGGTTCCGGTCTTTATTCTACTCTTCAGATACCACATTAA